From the Trifolium pratense cultivar HEN17-A07 linkage group LG4, ARS_RC_1.1, whole genome shotgun sequence genome, the window TATTTAGGGGTGCCCATAACAGGTAAAGCACCGATATTTGGTTGATCAAGTTAACGCTAAGCTCACGGCTTGGAAGGCAAAGCAGTTATCTTTCGCCGGAAGAGTCACGCTTGCAAAATCTGTCATTGAGGCAATTCCAGTTTATCCTATGATGAACTCTTTGATTCCTAAGTCATGTATTGAGGATATTCACAAAATTCAAAGAGGATTTATATGGGGTGATAGTTTAGAGAAGAAGGAATTTCATGCAGTTAAATGGGAGAACATAACAAAACCAAAAGAAGTTGGTGGTTTGGGGTTGAGGAACCTTCACATTATGAACGTTGCGTGTCTCATGAAGCTCAGTTGGGAACTTCACACAGGTACTGATACGTTGTGGTGCAAAGTCATGCGAGGAAAGTATGATAAACGGGTCACGGCTGGTGATGCACCTTCTGTGAAAGCCGCCGATTCAGCTCTATGGAAGACATTAGTGAGTTTTTGGCCTCAGATTAACAAGTATCAGTTCTGGTCAATAGGCGATAGCCAAAGTACAGATGCGTGGAGTCATTGCTGGATTAAAGAAGGGTGTGCAAAATTGGCGAGATAATATACCGTCGACTTGGCGAGATAGTAAAGTGAAGGATTTGATTGACATAGATGGACAATGGAACTTCATTGGAGATGGGAAGAGATCAATGTCTTTGGCCTGGAAATTCTAGAGGAGATTATTCAGCTTCTAGTGCTTATTTTATGATGAGCATGGAAGATAACACAGAGATAACACAACAACGAATTTGGTCGCATATTTTGAAGTTGGAGGTAAATGAGAGAGTTAGATGCTTTGTATGGCTCATGAGTTATGGAAGGCTTCTTACCAATCATTACAAGCATAAAATGCACTTGGGTTATCCTTACTGTAGGAGATGTAGTTTGCAGGTTGAAACTATAAGCCATGTGATGAGAGATTGTCCCATTGCAAGAGTGGTTTGGATGCATATAGTGCCTCACAAGCTTAGaaggaatttttttaatactggTAAGGATGTTTGGATTGCACAGAATGTGCTATATAATTGGGAGAATAATGATGGTATCAAATGGAATGCTTTATGGGCCATAGCATGTCATTATTTATGGTTATGGAGAAATAAAGAAACACATGACAGCAATGTATCGAGACCTCCGGAAGCATGGGTGTGGATTCGGAAGATAGCAAAAGATTATAAAATAGCTACAGCAATGGCAGAGGATTTGCAAAAGGGAGTAAGAACTCAAATTCAAGTGAAGTGGCAGCCACCAAGTATAGGGTGGGTTAAAGTGAATACCGATGGTGCGAGTAAGAGTGATGGAAGCGCAAGTTGTGGAGGactgataagaggttcagattGTGAATGGTTAGGAGGATTCTCAAAGCATATTGGGCGATGTACCTCTGTTGTGGCCGAGCTTTGGGGTGTATCAGAAGGATTAAAGCTTGCGAGAGATAGAGGATTTCAGCGTATTGAGTTGTGCGTGGATTCGGTTTCCGTTATTTCCATTATTCAAAATGGAGGTGGGGGGAATGTAATGGCTCACAGAATTGTTCAAAGCATTCAACAAATGCTATCTTTGAATTGGGAAGTAAAGCTTAAGCATATCTACCGAGAAGAGAATCATTGCGCCGATGGACTAGCCAACTTGGCTTTTATTCTACCTAAAGGGATAGTTTTGTTTGATGTATGCCCTGATGGCATTAGGGAACACTTTGATGCGGATGTAATAGGAGTTTCCACTCCTCGCTTAGTTAGTATCTAGTTCTTTTGTCGGGCTTCAGCCCTCTTGTATtccaaaagaataaataaataaattccatTTATATAGAATATAGAATTTtgacttgaccaaaaaaaaaaaaaaagaatatagaaTTTTGCATAAGTAAACAACAAGGTTTGGTATGTACATATAATTGTGCGACCTATATTTAGGACAGTCAATAATTCCTAACAAATCTAAGATATTTGATACAAGATTGGATAGCTAGGTAGGACAACTCAAAATCTCAATTGTGTAATATTCATCAATGATCAAGAGCATTATTAACTGTGAGGTCACTTACTGCATCTAATTCATTACCATAAATAACTATGTGTAGAatctattaaaatttattgtaaaTCTCACAATATATTATGATATGAATACAGTATGTAAAAAAATAGTGTGATAAATAACCAAAGATCCAACTCACCAATGTGTTTCTCCTGCTGATGGAACTTGTAGGAGTGGCTCCCATCTGAAATTTCAAAATCCATGTTAATCGCGGACGGTGACAATGCCATTCATGAAAATTGATCAAGGCCTAGGTGTTACTTACCAAAGGCTGAAGGGTAGAGCTTGCTCCACTTGAATGCCACAGGTGGTGGTGATGGAACTTGAAGATCACGCAGAAACACAAACTTCCAAATAGCATCACCCATGATAGCACGGCGGAACCATCAGTTTGTAGCTGCCAGCATATGATTTTCCATCCAGAAATTTCGCTATCTCTGTCCAAATATCCTCGTCAAACCTTTGTTAACACAAAATAagaataataacaattaatcaaACATAGATTGATTAGATTCTATCATTAATGTTTCATGCATATAGAAAAgtacaaattattattataaaactaGAAATGCATGTTCATCTATTAATCTTTTCCACATATAAATTCTACAGAAAAGGAATATTTGAATATGTTTTAAACATTCTCTAATTCATAAGACATAACAGAATTGAAAAAGTGATTAATTGTGAAGTTCAAAACTGAAATGACTGATTCAGCATAAACAGTTATTATTACAGAATTCAACATAAAATAAGCTTAACTACTGAACAGAGAAACTCATCCAAACAAATCAAATCAGAATCAAATGTTTGAAATCAAAGCGGATGCAGATTTTTCATTTAATCttcggtaaaaaaaatatcgtAAAATGAACACAATTAGCGTCCAATTTAATATTGAACTCAAAATCGAGAATCGTATCCGATTTTCTCAAAAGTTCTTAAGATCGCATTAAAATGCTTCTAGCAGAAAAGTAAATAAACACACACGAAGACGTTTACACATATCTAACACAAGTTTTTGTATGAGTAGCAGAATTAGCAAATAGATTCAACAGATTCGTTCAAGTAAGAAATCAAAACCACAGAGAAATCGATATGTTACATATCTCTTATAAATGCAAGACTTAAAAACTTCTCTCcactgaaaaaaaataaaatgccgGACGCCGAGTTCAGTTGATTATCGGTTCATCTAAAACTTAAAAGAAACTTCTGGATAAATttgatgattaaaaaaatataactagttttttatttatttatttatatataatataagttcaataaactagtttatagtttattggactagcttataaatttgtttgataaaaatagacATGTTTAATAACTAGGGTGGGAATAGGTTAGAGTTAAACCTTGAtaggcctgagcctgacctAGGATTTTTCTTCATGCCTGTGTCTGGCCTACGGCCTATCAAATGCTATTTATTTTGGCTTGACCTGAGCTTTTTAAAATCTGACCTGaccttgtagcctatttaaaagctTGTGTTACATAAAAgtctctatatagtctttttaaataggttaAACAGGTCTTAAAAacctatttcacatttaaatttttataatttcttcaacaataagtaaaaactaataaaataacaaatatgattgtaataataatatatttttctttggcaaaaaaaaaaatataaataataataattaaatataaacatgCCGGCCTATCAGACTTTGTAGGCTTTTTTAGAAGCATgagcctgacctatttatgtaaacagactTTTTTCAAAGcttaagcctgacatttttaataaataggTCAGACCAGGCCAGACTTACACAGGTCAGGCCGAAGGCGCCTGTAGGCCGTctgacctattcccaaccctattAATAACAAGCCTTTCTAATTAGCTTATAACGTTTTTTGATATGTTTATTTCAAATAGTGTatgaacttataacttatagttttttatattttattccatttttacgcgtattatttttgttttattttttctttgttatttttaaatataataactactaactaactatatacttttatgtcattttgtatttATCAAACACTTTACGGCTATAAACTATCAGTTATcaattatttctttaatttttcaactataaactaacttattgcttaattttattaaacaaagtacaatatttttattttcacagTAGAAATATTTGTAGACCTTCAAGATAAGTTCTCTTTCATAGAATTTAGGGATAGAATCTCCCACTATGCTTAAATCTCAAAATTTCTTAGAATTGTTGATAAAATATAGGGCTGTTTtgacttttttaaaatagattttatagTGTTAGATAATTTTGTGcaaaaaaattttataaagaaactttttgtaaagttcaaataaaaatttggtttgaatagttatttttaaaatgttattttatgtatttcatcattttattgaaactttttttgaatatcaaaatttaaaaaaaaaaatcacttaattttgaagctatttcaaatagattttcataataaccatttttgaaatacaactttttgaaaaaattacgattttattatatgtttatattatatgatttcaaaattagtatttcaatttagaaaaaacaaatatagaaaaacttataatatcttaaaaaatggatttacaaaatctattttcaaaaaattaaaaaataaaataaaaatttcaaagctAAAACAAAGAGCATTAAGCACGTGTGTGGCACGCATACACTTCCCGTTCCCGCCAAAATTCTGTTAGATCCTAACGAACGAAACCAAGACACAAATCACGAGCCTCCACCTCCGAACAACTCTACTTCACAAATTTTCCTCTGAATCACACCGTAactacttcttcttcttcttcatcaatcaCTCTCTCTGTTCTTCGAAATGATGCAAAGATCTTCAATCTCAAACTCTCGAAGTTCCACCGATGATCACAGATCAGCCATCAACATCGCAACCGAACCGCAGCAAAACGCAAAGCGAAGAAGGAACCCCGACGATGATTCTCTCGACGCACTTCCACTTTATCACCACCGTACCGTCGCCGGAAGGAGAGACGGTTCCCGGTCACGTTCACCGCCGGCGGATAAGATGATTCACGCTATTCCTATGCTTGTGATGCTATGTCTCTTCACTCTCTGGTGGTTCTCTTTTCCAGGTACCGTTTTCACGCGCTTTCGTTCTTCTCATATATCACACgccttttctttttgttcataTCATAATTTCATTGATTATGCTTCGTAATTAGCGACATTCTTGTgttcaaaatttctcattagCGATATTAAGTTCTGATTAGTGAATTCTTGTGTTCAAAATTTCTGATTAGCGATATTAAAGTTCTGATTAGTGAAAGATCCATAGACAATGAAAAAATAATCGCAAAGACTGAAAACGAAAATTGAAGTTTAATAAGCAAGATTAAGTGTCATTAaatcttaatttaattaaacgTTCTTAGGAAATTGAATATAATTAACTTCAATTTGTTGATAAAATGATCTTGATATTAACTTCAATTTTCTGATAAAATGATCTTTTGATTAACTTTAATTTGTTGATAAATGAATctgttgatattttgaaaacagTTGATGTGGAGATCAAAGATGGTACGATAACAACTATACGACCGTTTGATGCACCGATTTCAAACGATAATACTCGATTTGATCTTACGATACTCGCTGTTGCTGCATCGTCACCGATTCCTTCAATTTCTCAACAAGATATTTCTGGTGATGAAGAAATCTACTTGCCTCCAGCGAGTTCGCCTAATTGAAGAACCTTTTCCTTTGGTAAAGAAATAACGATTGCAATTTTTTCGAGTCAATTCTCTTTTTGGACATAGTCACATAGAATAGAGATTTCATCTGAATTTTTGCTTTGTTGAAATAAAACTAATCAAACTATGgcaattttcatttcatttgggAAGTATAATGCACTTCTCACATAGAATGCATTCCAAATAAAAACTATGCAATTTAGTCTCCTTTGTTGAGTTTACAATTACATAGAGGTGTTAAGAACTGTAGCTTGTGACATTATGAACAATGACAATTGTTCAATTTCCATTTGTATTCTGTAGACTTTTTCTCATGCAAATACAGCTAAGAAATTAGATTAAAAAACTACATAATGGGAATTTAGAAGCTCAACTTCCACTTTTAAGCACCAATTCACTAACCTCTCCCTCTCGACAGTTGCCAACCCATATGTACAAAGTTGATCCCTTACGACGTGGTGGTTGAACTCTACAACAATCCCTCCTAGGTGACTGCAAAAACAAGTTCATAATTTAATCACTAGAATGATTCATATCAAATGCtgataaaatagtaatttaatgaCTAAGCAACCAATATGTGTTAGTGGTTGACCTAGATATGTGCagttacattcaattattctatttttttaaaatttcaaattcttatcGACGTGACATTAGTGCGAGTGATATGTCAAGTATCTGTGTATGTGATAGTGCTTCGAAGATGTAGTAATTTGAGTTTCAAAGCATCCTTACCCTTTGCCAGCGAAGAGGATCTGGTCTTTTTGAAACTACAATGGAATCAATATCTTCTGGTGAGTCCATTTTCCACCGGCAATAAGGAGGTTTAGATTTGTAACGCGAATAAGTACTAATAACTTGCTTCTTAACTGGATCATATCGAGTTCTGTTCATATAGAAAAGGAAAGCTTTCTGACAAGGGTGTTTGGTTACAGGCCTTGTGTTGAATGCATATGCAGTGTAATCAGCTCTTCTATACCAATTAAGAAAGGTCCTTGTTGGCATCTCTAATTCCCTGGGAGACAACACTCCCCTCAAAACTTGAACCACAAAGCCCCATGAAACTATGATGGACCAATATCTCTTTTGGTCATAGCAAATTGACTGTTGCATTATGCTACCTGAGTCTTGTTTCACAGATTTCATTAAGTGCCGTAGGGATTGTACTCTGTTCATCTTTGGAAATATAGGTTGCACTACATCTAGGTGGTGCAATGACACTAGTGGGGCAACAGGATGTGCTCCAAGAAGGCCTAATAGGTCTCCATACACATCATACTGCATAATCAAGAAAAATATACATAGGCAAATTTCAATTCCATTCAAAAATAGAGAATCAAAGTCACCCATCATTCCTAGTAAATTATATTACAAGAGATTTTctccatttttaaaaaaagagaaagaactTCATTATATAATgagtttatatggttttaaagaGCAATGCTATATCAAAACATGTATTTTGGAAGAACAAATGGAAGTTGGGTAAATGATAATGTAATTAAAATGTAGTAACATGGATTCATGCAAGATTTGTTTAATAATCCTTCTTAAAAGATAGCATTTCTTTTCTTCTAAAAATGTGCACTTTATACATCCTATACTATACTAATAGAGTTCTCAATTTATTTCATGTGAAATAGATAGGATAGTAATTGACTAATTATTTAGAAGTGTTTGATAGAGAGAATAAACTTATTAGAAGTGTTAATTACCTGGTGAAAACCTGCTTCCTTGGTTAATGGAACGCCTAACTCAGCCATGCAAGCTTGCATTCTATCATCACTACCATACAAAGCAGGGTAACGTTGAATACATCGATCTTGCATTTTCGCAAGCTCCTTAGCCAAAGGGTAACTTATAGCAAATCCTCCACCACCATAAGCCATAGCATAAGAGAAATGTATATTCTGAACATGACTCTCAGAGGAGCTTCCaacataataaaattgattatggTCATACTTAGAAAGGACTCTAACAACATTATCAACCATAAACACAGTGTCATCATCTCCCATCATGAACCATCTTACATCTTCCAATCCAAGTTTCAATGTCTCTGTCACCACCCTTGAAATTCTTAAAGCAGATCTCTGTCCCTGACGATTCGTATAC encodes:
- the LOC123924784 gene encoding uncharacterized protein LOC123924784 — its product is MRQRIITWLILIMIILYILYSSNLLLLTSEKRDCTTNVRLDAATDEQLEMIGTGTGTGNSSTTTSSIIENEVSNEKKIKVNKKRKEEESDDQDEKEFSIEELSQRQDTEIKHIVFGIAASSNLWDIRKEYIKVWWKPNETRGVVWLDQRVKIHPGEDLPDIRISEDTTKFKYTNRQGQRSALRISRVVTETLKLGLEDVRWFMMGDDDTVFMVDNVVRVLSKYDHNQFYYVGSSSESHVQNIHFSYAMAYGGGGFAISYPLAKELAKMQDRCIQRYPALYGSDDRMQACMAELGVPLTKEAGFHQYDVYGDLLGLLGAHPVAPLVSLHHLDVVQPIFPKMNRVQSLRHLMKSVKQDSGSIMQQSICYDQKRYWSIIVSWGFVVQVLRGVLSPRELEMPTRTFLNWYRRADYTAYAFNTRPVTKHPCQKAFLFYMNRTRYDPVKKQVISTYSRYKSKPPYCRWKMDSPEDIDSIVVSKRPDPLRWQRSPRRDCCRVQPPRRKGSTLYIWVGNCREGEVSELVLKSGS